Proteins encoded within one genomic window of Glycine soja cultivar W05 chromosome 1, ASM419377v2, whole genome shotgun sequence:
- the LOC114418625 gene encoding NDR1/HIN1-like protein 12 — protein MPPHRDRDHDHDDDHVAEHHHHHHHRPIRRKLVNTHHSGKTHPLIWLAAILCTIIAIGVVIAGIVVFVGYMVIHPRIPVISITNAHLDLLSNDYTGLLQTQLTIIVVAQNGNAKAHATFSDIRFNLSYQGQGIAVMLAPPFDVAKNSSKPLNYVVRSASIPLTPEQMEEVDESWKRDVIGFDLKGSARTRWRVGPLGSVKFWCNLECQLRFRPSNGSYIHHSRCTSESK, from the coding sequence ATGCCGCCCCACCGCGATCGCGACCATGACCACGACGACGATCACGTGGCtgagcaccaccaccaccaccaccacagaCCCATCAGAAGAAAATTGGTGAACACTCACCACAGCGGCAAAACACACCCTCTTATCTGGCTAGCGGCCATTCTCTGCACCATCATAGCCATAGGCGTTGTAATAGCCGGCATAGTTGTTTTCGTGGGTTACATGGTGATCCACCCTAGAATCCCTGTGATCAGTATCACCAATGCCCACCTCGATCTTCTCAGCAACGACTACACGGGCCTCCTCCAGACGCAGCTCACCATCATCGTCGTGGCGCAGAACGGCAACGCCAAGGCCCATGCAACGTTCTCCGACATAAGGTTCAACCTAAGCTACCAGGGACAAGGAATTGCTGTTATGCTCGCTCCGCCATTCGATGTGGCCAAGAACAGCTCCAAGCCACTCAACTACGTTGTTCGGTCTGCTTCCATTCCGTTAACTCCTGAGCAGATGGAAGAAGTGGATGAGTCGTGGAAGCGTGACGTTATAGGGTTTGACTTGAAGGGAAGCGCGAGGACACGGTGGAGGGTTGGGCCGTTAGGTTCTGTTAAGTTCTGGTGCAATTTGGAGTGTCAGCTCAGGTTTCGTCCTTCTAATGGGAGTTACATTCATCACTCACGCTGCACCTCTGAgtctaaataa
- the LOC114418589 gene encoding uncharacterized protein LOC114418589 isoform X3 → MALISELLANTILLVMRHFSLLRLACLFGIRIALTVIYTWTELIGTTISFHANIILRIITWTFGLISLPARVVYAFQRERQLEQKLHEMQIELENLVWDKKELQEHFKMAVKERKMMEMLLVELEEEHDMAIEKIEKLEGKLQDQTNENLRLKEIQGKRYWSSKDQSNSDRVQTINDSNYNISHPILSLNSNYNGSGISLQDLIMCKDIWEDESKTRSELLKLLKAVPKSGPVVKSKTSEALDYHRDVALSQSLFSAIMSLVVGVTVWEAEDPCTPLVVALFAVVGMSLKSVVQFFSTIRNKPASDAVALLSFNWFILGTLTYPTLPRVARMLAPLVLRLMDQTMTPGSVSFP, encoded by the exons ATGGCACTGATTTCCGAGCTACTGGCTAACACAATACTCTTGGTGATGAGGCATTTTTCTCTACTTAGACTGGCATGCTTGTTTGGTATCAGAATCGCATTAACTGTCATATATACTTGGACGGAGTTGATCGGAACAACAATTAGCTTCCATGCAAACATAATATTAAGAATTATCACATGGACATTTGGGCTTATCTCCCTGCCTGCAAGAGTTGTGTATGCCTTTCAAAGGGAGAGGCAG CTGGAACAAAAACTACATGAAATGCAGATAGAGTTGGAGAATTTAGTGTGGGATAAGAAGGAACTACAAGAACATTTTAAAATGGCTGTCAAAGAGCGCAAAATGATGGAGATGCTACTAGTGGAGCTTGAAGAGGAGCATGATATGGccattgaaaaaattgaaaagttagAGGGAAAG TTGCAGGATCAGACAAATGAAAATCTTCGGCTGAAAGAAATTCAAGGAAAGAGATACTGGAGCTCCAAAGATCAAAGCAACAGCGACAGAGTCCAAACCATCAATGACAGCAACTACAACATTTCTCATCCTATACTCTCACTGAACTCCAACTACAACGGGAGTGGAATCTCTCTTCAGGATCTTATAATGTGCAAAGATATTTGGGAAGATGAGAGCAAAACCAGAAGTGAGTTGCTTAAACTCTTAAAAGCAGTACCAAAGTCCGGGCCAGTAGTTAAGTCCAAAACGAGCGAAGCACTAGACTACCATCGAGACGTAGCTctttcacaatctctcttcaGTGCCATTATGTCACTTGTGGTTGGAGTCACTGTGTGGGAAGCTGAGGACCCTTGCACGCCTCTTGTGGTGGCTCTCTTTGCCGTAGTAGGCATGTCCTTGAAGAGTGTGGTGCAGTTTTTCTCCACCATTAGAAATAAACCTGCATCTGATGCTGTTGCTCTTTTAAGCTTCAATTGGTTTATTCTTGGCACTCTAACCTACCCTACCTTACCAAGGGTTGCTCGCATGCTGGCTCCACTAGTGTTACGCCTTATGGACCAAACCATGACACCTGGTTCGGTCTCCTTTCCATAG
- the LOC114418589 gene encoding uncharacterized protein LOC114418589 isoform X2 codes for MALISELLANTILLVMRHFSLLRLACLFGIRIALTVIYTWTELIGTTISFHANIILRIITWTFGLISLPARVVYAFQRERQVRKCCCLLPRKGKGIGDGLEQKLHEMQIELENLVWDKKELQEHFKMAVKERKMMEMLLVELEEEHDMAIEKIEKLEGKDQTNENLRLKEIQGKRYWSSKDQSNSDRVQTINDSNYNISHPILSLNSNYNGSGISLQDLIMCKDIWEDESKTRSELLKLLKAVPKSGPVVKSKTSEALDYHRDVALSQSLFSAIMSLVVGVTVWEAEDPCTPLVVALFAVVGMSLKSVVQFFSTIRNKPASDAVALLSFNWFILGTLTYPTLPRVARMLAPLVLRLMDQTMTPGSVSFP; via the exons ATGGCACTGATTTCCGAGCTACTGGCTAACACAATACTCTTGGTGATGAGGCATTTTTCTCTACTTAGACTGGCATGCTTGTTTGGTATCAGAATCGCATTAACTGTCATATATACTTGGACGGAGTTGATCGGAACAACAATTAGCTTCCATGCAAACATAATATTAAGAATTATCACATGGACATTTGGGCTTATCTCCCTGCCTGCAAGAGTTGTGTATGCCTTTCAAAGGGAGAGGCAG gtTCGCAAATGTTGTTGCCTGTTACCAAGAAAGGGGAAAGGAATTGGGGATGGG CTGGAACAAAAACTACATGAAATGCAGATAGAGTTGGAGAATTTAGTGTGGGATAAGAAGGAACTACAAGAACATTTTAAAATGGCTGTCAAAGAGCGCAAAATGATGGAGATGCTACTAGTGGAGCTTGAAGAGGAGCATGATATGGccattgaaaaaattgaaaagttagAGGGAAAG GATCAGACAAATGAAAATCTTCGGCTGAAAGAAATTCAAGGAAAGAGATACTGGAGCTCCAAAGATCAAAGCAACAGCGACAGAGTCCAAACCATCAATGACAGCAACTACAACATTTCTCATCCTATACTCTCACTGAACTCCAACTACAACGGGAGTGGAATCTCTCTTCAGGATCTTATAATGTGCAAAGATATTTGGGAAGATGAGAGCAAAACCAGAAGTGAGTTGCTTAAACTCTTAAAAGCAGTACCAAAGTCCGGGCCAGTAGTTAAGTCCAAAACGAGCGAAGCACTAGACTACCATCGAGACGTAGCTctttcacaatctctcttcaGTGCCATTATGTCACTTGTGGTTGGAGTCACTGTGTGGGAAGCTGAGGACCCTTGCACGCCTCTTGTGGTGGCTCTCTTTGCCGTAGTAGGCATGTCCTTGAAGAGTGTGGTGCAGTTTTTCTCCACCATTAGAAATAAACCTGCATCTGATGCTGTTGCTCTTTTAAGCTTCAATTGGTTTATTCTTGGCACTCTAACCTACCCTACCTTACCAAGGGTTGCTCGCATGCTGGCTCCACTAGTGTTACGCCTTATGGACCAAACCATGACACCTGGTTCGGTCTCCTTTCCATAG
- the LOC114418589 gene encoding uncharacterized protein LOC114418589 isoform X4, producing the protein MALISELLANTILLVMRHFSLLRLACLFGIRIALTVIYTWTELIGTTISFHANIILRIITWTFGLISLPARVVYAFQRERQLEQKLHEMQIELENLVWDKKELQEHFKMAVKERKMMEMLLVELEEEHDMAIEKIEKLEGKDQTNENLRLKEIQGKRYWSSKDQSNSDRVQTINDSNYNISHPILSLNSNYNGSGISLQDLIMCKDIWEDESKTRSELLKLLKAVPKSGPVVKSKTSEALDYHRDVALSQSLFSAIMSLVVGVTVWEAEDPCTPLVVALFAVVGMSLKSVVQFFSTIRNKPASDAVALLSFNWFILGTLTYPTLPRVARMLAPLVLRLMDQTMTPGSVSFP; encoded by the exons ATGGCACTGATTTCCGAGCTACTGGCTAACACAATACTCTTGGTGATGAGGCATTTTTCTCTACTTAGACTGGCATGCTTGTTTGGTATCAGAATCGCATTAACTGTCATATATACTTGGACGGAGTTGATCGGAACAACAATTAGCTTCCATGCAAACATAATATTAAGAATTATCACATGGACATTTGGGCTTATCTCCCTGCCTGCAAGAGTTGTGTATGCCTTTCAAAGGGAGAGGCAG CTGGAACAAAAACTACATGAAATGCAGATAGAGTTGGAGAATTTAGTGTGGGATAAGAAGGAACTACAAGAACATTTTAAAATGGCTGTCAAAGAGCGCAAAATGATGGAGATGCTACTAGTGGAGCTTGAAGAGGAGCATGATATGGccattgaaaaaattgaaaagttagAGGGAAAG GATCAGACAAATGAAAATCTTCGGCTGAAAGAAATTCAAGGAAAGAGATACTGGAGCTCCAAAGATCAAAGCAACAGCGACAGAGTCCAAACCATCAATGACAGCAACTACAACATTTCTCATCCTATACTCTCACTGAACTCCAACTACAACGGGAGTGGAATCTCTCTTCAGGATCTTATAATGTGCAAAGATATTTGGGAAGATGAGAGCAAAACCAGAAGTGAGTTGCTTAAACTCTTAAAAGCAGTACCAAAGTCCGGGCCAGTAGTTAAGTCCAAAACGAGCGAAGCACTAGACTACCATCGAGACGTAGCTctttcacaatctctcttcaGTGCCATTATGTCACTTGTGGTTGGAGTCACTGTGTGGGAAGCTGAGGACCCTTGCACGCCTCTTGTGGTGGCTCTCTTTGCCGTAGTAGGCATGTCCTTGAAGAGTGTGGTGCAGTTTTTCTCCACCATTAGAAATAAACCTGCATCTGATGCTGTTGCTCTTTTAAGCTTCAATTGGTTTATTCTTGGCACTCTAACCTACCCTACCTTACCAAGGGTTGCTCGCATGCTGGCTCCACTAGTGTTACGCCTTATGGACCAAACCATGACACCTGGTTCGGTCTCCTTTCCATAG
- the LOC114418589 gene encoding uncharacterized protein LOC114418589 isoform X1: MALISELLANTILLVMRHFSLLRLACLFGIRIALTVIYTWTELIGTTISFHANIILRIITWTFGLISLPARVVYAFQRERQVRKCCCLLPRKGKGIGDGLEQKLHEMQIELENLVWDKKELQEHFKMAVKERKMMEMLLVELEEEHDMAIEKIEKLEGKLQDQTNENLRLKEIQGKRYWSSKDQSNSDRVQTINDSNYNISHPILSLNSNYNGSGISLQDLIMCKDIWEDESKTRSELLKLLKAVPKSGPVVKSKTSEALDYHRDVALSQSLFSAIMSLVVGVTVWEAEDPCTPLVVALFAVVGMSLKSVVQFFSTIRNKPASDAVALLSFNWFILGTLTYPTLPRVARMLAPLVLRLMDQTMTPGSVSFP, translated from the exons ATGGCACTGATTTCCGAGCTACTGGCTAACACAATACTCTTGGTGATGAGGCATTTTTCTCTACTTAGACTGGCATGCTTGTTTGGTATCAGAATCGCATTAACTGTCATATATACTTGGACGGAGTTGATCGGAACAACAATTAGCTTCCATGCAAACATAATATTAAGAATTATCACATGGACATTTGGGCTTATCTCCCTGCCTGCAAGAGTTGTGTATGCCTTTCAAAGGGAGAGGCAG gtTCGCAAATGTTGTTGCCTGTTACCAAGAAAGGGGAAAGGAATTGGGGATGGG CTGGAACAAAAACTACATGAAATGCAGATAGAGTTGGAGAATTTAGTGTGGGATAAGAAGGAACTACAAGAACATTTTAAAATGGCTGTCAAAGAGCGCAAAATGATGGAGATGCTACTAGTGGAGCTTGAAGAGGAGCATGATATGGccattgaaaaaattgaaaagttagAGGGAAAG TTGCAGGATCAGACAAATGAAAATCTTCGGCTGAAAGAAATTCAAGGAAAGAGATACTGGAGCTCCAAAGATCAAAGCAACAGCGACAGAGTCCAAACCATCAATGACAGCAACTACAACATTTCTCATCCTATACTCTCACTGAACTCCAACTACAACGGGAGTGGAATCTCTCTTCAGGATCTTATAATGTGCAAAGATATTTGGGAAGATGAGAGCAAAACCAGAAGTGAGTTGCTTAAACTCTTAAAAGCAGTACCAAAGTCCGGGCCAGTAGTTAAGTCCAAAACGAGCGAAGCACTAGACTACCATCGAGACGTAGCTctttcacaatctctcttcaGTGCCATTATGTCACTTGTGGTTGGAGTCACTGTGTGGGAAGCTGAGGACCCTTGCACGCCTCTTGTGGTGGCTCTCTTTGCCGTAGTAGGCATGTCCTTGAAGAGTGTGGTGCAGTTTTTCTCCACCATTAGAAATAAACCTGCATCTGATGCTGTTGCTCTTTTAAGCTTCAATTGGTTTATTCTTGGCACTCTAACCTACCCTACCTTACCAAGGGTTGCTCGCATGCTGGCTCCACTAGTGTTACGCCTTATGGACCAAACCATGACACCTGGTTCGGTCTCCTTTCCATAG